One window of Tenacibaculum maritimum NCIMB 2154 genomic DNA carries:
- the uvrB gene encoding excinuclease ABC subunit UvrB, translated as MDFKIESEFSPTGDQPEAIKQLVNGIVSEEKYQTLLGVTGSGKTFSIANVVAHVNRPTLVLAHNKTLAAQLYSEFKQFFPNNAVEYFVSYYDYYQPEAYIPVTGTYIEKDLSINDDIERLRISTTSSLLSGRRDVLVVASVSCLYGIGNPVEFKKNVIPIEVGQQITRTKFLHLLVTSLYARTEIEIKSGTFKVKGDVVTVYPSYGDHGYRVHFFGDEIEEIESFDLESTLTLDKFDQLTIYPANLFVTSPDVLQNAIHAIQEDMVKQVAYFKEIGKHLEAKRLQERTEFDLEMIRELGYCSGIENYSRYLDGREAGTRPFCLLDYFPEDYLMVIDESHVTVPQTHAMYGGDRSRKENLVEYGFRLPAAMDNRPLRFEEFEALQNQTIFVSATPADYELEKTEGIFVEQVIRPTGLLDPIIEIRPSLNQIDDLIEEIQVRVEKDERTLVTTLTKRMAEELTKYLTRVAIRCRYIHSDVDTLERVEIMQDLRKGLFDVLIGVNLLREGLDLPEVSLVAILDADKEGFLRSHRSLTQTIGRAARNVNGLAIMYADKITNSMQRTIDETERRREKQIRYNTNNGITPKQINKKIDTTLSKNAVSSYHYDNAQQKVAEQELEYLPKETIEKRIRQKRKQMEAAAKELDFLVAAQLRDEIKVLKESIT; from the coding sequence ATGGATTTTAAAATTGAATCGGAATTTTCTCCTACAGGAGATCAACCAGAAGCGATCAAACAATTAGTGAATGGAATTGTATCTGAAGAAAAATACCAAACACTATTAGGAGTTACAGGATCTGGAAAAACATTTTCAATTGCCAATGTCGTTGCCCATGTAAATAGGCCTACTTTGGTACTTGCTCATAATAAAACATTGGCAGCTCAGTTATACTCAGAGTTCAAACAATTTTTTCCTAACAATGCTGTGGAATATTTTGTTTCTTATTATGACTACTACCAGCCTGAAGCGTATATTCCTGTTACAGGAACGTATATTGAAAAAGACCTTTCTATTAATGATGATATAGAACGTTTGCGTATCAGTACCACCTCTTCATTACTTTCTGGACGTAGAGATGTACTCGTTGTTGCCTCTGTTTCTTGCTTATATGGTATAGGAAACCCCGTGGAATTTAAGAAGAATGTGATTCCTATTGAAGTGGGGCAGCAAATTACACGAACCAAATTTTTACACTTGTTAGTAACCAGCTTGTATGCGCGTACCGAAATAGAGATTAAAAGTGGTACTTTTAAGGTAAAGGGGGATGTGGTTACTGTTTATCCTTCTTATGGAGATCATGGGTATCGTGTGCATTTTTTTGGAGATGAAATAGAAGAAATTGAGTCTTTTGATTTGGAAAGTACGCTTACGTTAGACAAGTTTGACCAATTGACCATTTATCCTGCAAACTTATTTGTTACTTCTCCAGATGTTTTGCAAAATGCAATACATGCAATACAGGAGGATATGGTAAAACAGGTAGCTTATTTTAAAGAAATCGGAAAGCACTTAGAAGCAAAACGACTGCAAGAAAGAACAGAGTTTGATTTGGAAATGATTCGTGAATTGGGCTATTGTTCTGGTATAGAAAATTATTCTCGTTATTTGGATGGACGAGAGGCTGGAACGCGACCTTTCTGCTTGTTGGACTATTTTCCTGAGGATTATTTAATGGTGATTGATGAGAGCCATGTGACGGTGCCGCAAACGCATGCCATGTATGGAGGAGACCGAAGTAGAAAAGAAAATTTAGTGGAATACGGATTTCGATTGCCGGCTGCTATGGACAATAGACCTTTAAGGTTTGAGGAGTTTGAAGCTTTGCAAAATCAAACTATTTTTGTGAGTGCTACTCCTGCTGATTATGAGCTGGAAAAAACAGAAGGGATCTTTGTGGAACAGGTCATTCGCCCTACGGGTTTATTGGATCCTATTATTGAAATACGTCCTAGCCTAAATCAAATTGATGATTTAATAGAAGAAATTCAAGTACGTGTTGAAAAAGACGAACGTACCTTGGTAACTACATTGACCAAACGAATGGCAGAAGAATTAACCAAATACCTTACAAGAGTTGCCATTCGCTGTCGTTATATCCACTCTGATGTGGATACTTTAGAGCGAGTTGAAATCATGCAAGACTTACGCAAAGGTTTGTTTGATGTGCTTATTGGGGTGAACTTATTAAGGGAAGGATTGGATTTACCGGAGGTTTCTCTCGTAGCTATTTTAGATGCTGATAAAGAAGGTTTCTTACGCTCTCACAGGTCTTTGACCCAAACTATTGGTAGGGCTGCTCGTAATGTAAACGGGCTTGCCATTATGTATGCTGATAAAATAACAAACAGTATGCAACGTACTATAGACGAAACTGAAAGACGTAGGGAAAAACAAATTAGGTACAATACCAACAATGGCATTACTCCTAAACAAATCAATAAGAAGATTGATACTACCTTGTCTAAAAATGCGGTGAGTTCATACCATTATGACAATGCCCAGCAAAAAGTTGCGGAACAGGAATTGGAATACTTGCCTAAGGAAACTATAGAAAAGCGCATTCGTCAAAAAAGAAAGCAAATGGAAGCTGCGGCAAAGGAACTCGACTTTTTAGTAGCAGCGCAATTGCGTGACGAAATCAAAGTGCTCAAAGAAAGTATTACATAA